A single region of the Drosophila takahashii strain IR98-3 E-12201 chromosome 2R, DtakHiC1v2, whole genome shotgun sequence genome encodes:
- the LOC138912105 gene encoding uncharacterized protein produces the protein MSGICTILIFMLVHEHLFVGRRGCPQVVHCDNGTNFVEASRHFQALRERIEEEADAISEFASRSGCEFAFTPPRAPHMGGLWEAGVKTAGGGQRAPKRPLGAISQDTSDGEALTPGHLLTGGPLLATPALRTPDLEGLSCLRRWRLVSSVRQMFWRRWSREYVLGLQIRGKWHQEQPNICEGDLVVVAEDNLPPQQWLLGRIIARHAGEDGMVWVVDVRTGAGGVFSASHP, from the exons ATGTCCGGCATCTGCACCATTCTAATTTTCATGTTGGTCCACGAGCACTT GTTCGTTGGGCGCCGAGGATGTCCCCAAGTCGTCCATTGCGACAACGGGACGAACTTCGTCGAAGCCAGTCGCCACTTCCAGGCCCTTCGAGAGCGGATCGAGGAGGAAGCCGACGCGATAAGCGAATTCGCATCAAGAAGCGGATGCGAGTTTGCGTTCACACCGCCTCGGGCTCCGCACATGGGCGGACTATGGGAGGCAGGTGTCAAAACTGCGGGCGGTGGGCAGCGCGCTCCTAAGCGCCCGCTCGGAGCGATCAGCCAGGACACAAGCGACGGAGAGGCGCTGACTCCCGGGCACCTGCTGACAGGCGGGCCACTGCTCGCCACACCAGCACTCCGGACCCCGGACCTGGAGGGTCTCAGCTGCTTACGGCGATGGCGGCTTGTCTCGTCAGTCAGGCAAATGTTCTGGCGGCGATGGTCCCGGGAATATGTCCTGGGCCTACAAATTCGGGGCAAGTGGCACCAGGAGCAGCCGAACATCTGCGAGGGAGATCTCGTCGTCGTGGCCGAGGACAACCTTCCGCCCCAACAATGGCTCCTGGGGAGAATCATCGCCAGGCACGCAGGGGAGGACGGCATGGTCTGGGTGGTCGACGTTAGGACGGGCGCAGGAGGCGTTTTTTCGGCGAGCCATCCATAA